The DNA window ATGATGTCGACTACCTTCGGATACCGCACGACGTCGTTGCCCGTATCCACACAAGCGCCGGTATAGCTGAATGGGGGATGACAACGTCTACTCGACAGTAACGGTAATGGTGTCGGTAGTTTTCGTCCCCGTGTTGTCGGTGGCGGTCAGTGTCACGGTATATTCGCCTGATTCGTCGTAACGGTGGGCGTTGAACCACCCCTCGGCTGTCGTTCCGTCGCCGAACGTCCACTCCAGCGAGTCGATCCAACGCTCGTTGCCCGACGTATCCTCAACCCGGAACGTAACGCGGTCGTTGACAGAGGGCTCAGTCGTACTTGGTATGATACGTGCGATCGGATCTGCCAGCTCCTTAACCGTGATCGTGATGGTGTCGGTAGTTTTCGTCCCCGTGTTGTCGGTGGCGGTCAGTGTCACGGTATACTCGCCGGGTTCGTCGTAACGGTGGGCGTTGAACCACCCCTCGGCTGTCGTTCCGTCGCCGAACGTCCACTCCAGCGAGTCGATCCAACGCTCGTTGTCCGACGTATCCTCAACTCGGAAGGCGAGCCGTTCACCGACGGTGACATCAGTTACTTTGAGATCGATACGCGCGATCGGAGGTTGGTCAGAGGGCGCTTCCGTTTCGTTGAGGTTGGTCGTTACCGGAATCGTCGCTTCGTCGTTGAGGTTCGACTCGGGGTCGGTAACAGAGCCCCTACCGAGTCGTAGATCGGAGTCTATCCCCGCAGCGATACTGTTGAGATATTCACGCTGGGCGTCGGATGCGCTGGCACTCCCCATCAGAACAACTGTGCCGCCTGCCTCAGCGAACGACCTAACGGCGGCGAGTTCCCCATCCGAGAAAGCGGACGCCGGAGTCGTGATGATGAGCGCTCGGGCTGCGGCGAGTCGCTCATTAGCGGTCGTCGTCGTCACGTCGTTCACTTGTTCGAAGAGGATGTCTTGACCTTCGAGGTACCGCTGGTAGTATGCCGCGTCCTCGCTCGATAGCGAGTACCCGAGATTGAATTGGCCGTGTCCACCCTCGATCAGGACCGGGCCGTCCTCGCGGTCGCTCATATCATTGATGAGTTCGGTTACGAAGGCGAAGTTTTCGTACGTCGAGGTGTCGACCGGATAACCCTCGGCCGCCTCGTACGTTTCACTGATGATCGGAGCACCGAGGTACACCAGCCGGGAGTCGTAGTCGACAGCACCCAGCGGAACGTCCTCTTCGTAGGTCGTCTCGGCACCGCTTCGTGTCGCGCTTGGAGCCGCAAATACCGGGACGCGCTCAGAGGAGACGGGCCCCGATGTCGTGACGATACTCGTCGGGTTCGGGAAGAATAGATCCTCTGCGGGGCGATCACGGATGGGGGAGGAGCCGTAGGGATCGCTCTCGGACCAGACCTCAAGACCAGCGTCGCGAGCGGAGAACTCCGCGGCGAGGAAGTCGTCGTGACGGTTGAACCCAGAGCCGTAGACGCGGCCATGACCGGCCTCGACCACCCGACGATTGTACAGTGTGTTGCGGTCGCCGTCACCGGAGGCGTCGTAGGTGAGATAGCCGAGTACGCGTCCGTACTCGTCACGAACGGGCTCAGTTCCATCGAACGAGAGTTCGACGGTATCGCCAGGAGACAACTCCTCTTGGGCAAACGCTGTTGCAGCCTCACCAGCCGCTTCGAGGTAGTCGTAGGACTCGATACCCTCCCATTCCTCAGCGCGTTCGGTACTAGTTGCACTCCCCGTTTCGGGTGTATCGATACCGAGGATCCGGATAGCTTCCTCCTGGCCACCGTCGAAGGCTACATCGATAGTGTCGCCGTCGGTGATTTCCACAACCTCGACAGTATACGTCTCGTCGCGATTGAGCTCGAGGCCAAGCCCCTCCCGATTCTCAAAGTACTCGAACGAGGTGTTGAAGTTCGATGTCGTCGGGACGAACTCGGCGGAGGCGTTGTTCTGGGGGTCGTACACCTGATCGTCGTTGAATCGGAAGGGAGCGTCGACAGCCGTCGTGATCTCGTTGAGATTGTCCGTCGCGTCGTAGTTGCTGAAGTCGGACTGATCGAACAGCAGAAGCGTTCCACCACTCGTGACGAAGCTAGCGAGTGCATCACGTTCCGTAGCCGAGAATGCCTCCGAGGGCGAGGTGACGATCGCTGCGTCCGCTCCCTCGAGGTTGGCAGCGAGACTCGTGGTCGCGTTGATGTTGTATCCGTTGTTCTCGACGTATTCGATAACTGTCGAGAACGCATCGGTGTCGTAGAACTGCCCGTGGCCCTCGTCGAACAGAATGGTCGAACCATCGACCTCTGCATCGAGGACGTTGAGCAGGAACTCCTCATTGCCGTAATTAAAGTCGGTGTCATTTTGTCCGATCGGGGCACCGAATGCAACGAGGTTGTCTGCGCTCACAACGAGCGGGATCTGGGTACCTTCGGAGTAGGAAACGGCATCGCCGTCCCCG is part of the Halopelagius longus genome and encodes:
- a CDS encoding PKD domain-containing protein, with the protein product MTALVTGAAAVSGAELTEAQTADSSETIQPLMFDSTASILSSESEPLTGDSLVAVWAESTAYNGDEDGDGDAVSYSEGTQIPLVVSADNLVAFGAPIGQNDTDFNYGNEEFLLNVLDAEVDGSTILFDEGHGQFYDTDAFSTVIEYVENNGYNINATTSLAANLEGADAAIVTSPSEAFSATERDALASFVTSGGTLLLFDQSDFSNYDATDNLNEITTAVDAPFRFNDDQVYDPQNNASAEFVPTTSNFNTSFEYFENREGLGLELNRDETYTVEVVEITDGDTIDVAFDGGQEEAIRILGIDTPETGSATSTERAEEWEGIESYDYLEAAGEAATAFAQEELSPGDTVELSFDGTEPVRDEYGRVLGYLTYDASGDGDRNTLYNRRVVEAGHGRVYGSGFNRHDDFLAAEFSARDAGLEVWSESDPYGSSPIRDRPAEDLFFPNPTSIVTTSGPVSSERVPVFAAPSATRSGAETTYEEDVPLGAVDYDSRLVYLGAPIISETYEAAEGYPVDTSTYENFAFVTELINDMSDREDGPVLIEGGHGQFNLGYSLSSEDAAYYQRYLEGQDILFEQVNDVTTTTANERLAAARALIITTPASAFSDGELAAVRSFAEAGGTVVLMGSASASDAQREYLNSIAAGIDSDLRLGRGSVTDPESNLNDEATIPVTTNLNETEAPSDQPPIARIDLKVTDVTVGERLAFRVEDTSDNERWIDSLEWTFGDGTTAEGWFNAHRYDEPGEYTVTLTATDNTGTKTTDTITITVKELADPIARIIPSTTEPSVNDRVTFRVEDTSGNERWIDSLEWTFGDGTTAEGWFNAHRYDESGEYTVTLTATDNTGTKTTDTITVTVE